The following are encoded in a window of Impatiens glandulifera chromosome 5, dImpGla2.1, whole genome shotgun sequence genomic DNA:
- the LOC124939745 gene encoding uncharacterized protein LOC124939745, translating into MENPGNMPPETSVKRKRGRPRKDEGGRSGHRIMPRPVLNNNNGKQSGILNPIEKTVAGVVDAAFNGGYLVTVKIGNTETILKGVVFKPGQHVPLLSPEMISIGRNLLKQQVATPTKSSETISSK; encoded by the coding sequence ATGGAAAACCCTGGAAATATGCCCCCAGAAACGTCAGTAAAGAGGAAAAGAGGTCGTCCGCGTAAAGACGAGGGTGGCAGAAGTGGTCATAGGATAATGCCACGACCTGtcttaaacaataataatggAAAACAGTCTGGAATACTTAACCCCATTGAGAAAACAGTTGCAGGTGTAGTTGATGCAGCATTCAATGGAGGCTATCTAGTAACTGTCAAGATTGGCAACACAGAGACTATTCTTAAAGGTGTTGTTTTCAAGCCAGGGCAGCATGTTCCTCTCCTCTCACCTGAAATGATTTCAATTGGAAGAAACCTACTCAAGCAACAAGTAGCTACACCTACAAAATCGTCTGAAACAATATCATCTAAG
- the LOC124940454 gene encoding leucine-rich repeat extensin-like protein 4 → MDSNKSFILFTTLLLLTFINNIIEAKNNNNSHHHHHPTSSSSNPRLQQAYIALQAWKKVIYSDPRNLTSNWIGPSVCNYTGIYCAPLPNKTSLITVAGIDLNHGDIAGFLPNELGLLTDLSLIHLNSNRFCGILPLTLSNLTLLFELDLSNNRFVGPFPQVVLSIPTLKYLDLRFNDFEGQVPPQAFSQKYDAIILNNNRFTSAIPSTLGASTASVVVIANNNFGGCLPASIANLANSLEELLLSNTRLTGCLPPEVGFLYKLRVLDVSFNKMVGEIPYSLAGLGHLEQLNLGHNMFTGDVTEGLCILPNLKNVTLSYNFFCEEEGICSNLTTTSRGVTFDDRRNCLPKKPAQRSKKACDAVLQHPVDCLNYSCGGGGGSHA, encoded by the coding sequence ATGGACTCCAACAAGTCTTTTATCCTCTTCACAACTCTCTTACTGCTCACTTTCATCAATAACATCATCGAAGccaagaacaacaacaacagccaccaccaccaccacccaaCCTCTTCCTCCTCCAATCCTCGACTCCAGCAAGCTTACATAGCCCTCCAGGCCTGGAAAAAGGTTATCTACTCCGACCCAAGAAATCTCACGTCCAACTGGATCGGTCCTTCTGTTTGCAACTACACCGGCATCTACTGTGCTCCCCTGCCAAACAAAACAAGCCTCATCACCGTCGCCGGCATCGATCTCAACCACGGAGACATCGCCGGATTCCTCCCCAACGAGCTCGGCCTCCTCACCGACCTCTCCCTAATCCACCTCAACAGCAATCGCTTTTGCGGCATCCTCCCTCTTACTCTCTCCAACCTCACTCTCTTATTCGAACTCGATCTCAGCAACAACAGATTCGTCGGCCCTTTCCCTCAAGTAGTCCTCTCAATCCCCACCCTCAAATACCTCGATCTCCGCTTCAACGATTTCGAAGGCCAAGTTCCCCCTCAGGCCTTCAGCCAGAAATACGACGCCATAATCCTCAACAACAACCGTTTCACTTCCGCCATCCCCTCCACCTTGGGAGCAAGCACCGCCTCGGTCGTCGTCATCGCCAACAACAACTTCGGCGGCTGTCTTCCCGCGAGCATAGCCAATCTCGCCAACTCTCTCGAAGAGCTGCTCTTAAGCAACACGAGATTGACCGGATGCTTGCCTCCTGAGGTGGGATTTCTCTACAAGTTAAGGGTTCTTGATGTCAGCTTCAACAAAATGGTGGGTGAAATCCCGTATAGCTTGGCAGGACTGGGGCATTTGGAGCAGCTCAATCTAGGTCACAACATGTTCACTGGGGATGTGACTGAAGGGCTCTGCATTCTTCCGAATCTGAAGAATGTTACCCTCTCATACAATTTCTTCTGTGAAGAAGAGGGAATCTGCTCCAATCTCACGACGACGTCGAGAGGGGTCACGTTCGACGACCGGAGAAACTGTCTGCCGAAGAAGCCTGCACAGAGGAGCAAGAAGGCATGCGACGCTGTTCTTCAGCATCCGGTCGACTGTCTCAACTACAGttgcggcggcggcggcggctcTCATgcataa
- the LOC124940586 gene encoding putative E3 ubiquitin-protein ligase RING1a: MPAQKRHPSSSSSSSSSSSSSSSEDLQDEDSSPPQQSRRKQSRREERVADEQGDTEEQVNDELSEGEGGEGEDSHSSRSSDDPTRLPEWISADLLSLRTYVQCPICLGIIKKTRTVMECLHRFCRECIDKSMRLGNNECPACRTHCASRRSLRDDPRFDTMIEVLYQNIEKYEEEELAFHEEEKTRNKQIQESIAQIFRRQSEALATKRCKSSKDVYTPRLPRNCRHSYSRRRRSSHGTELEISDEDNSYDGNKDSSSADEGVMEVKQRRHKRRPLSNPSSSTVNSDGGGCANELEASREIRGVSEILGWGGGGARSRSLRSSRLSKLKGYLEISKGGDDKFDVHLMLISLDSKTVPSLGQPFLCCRPNLLVEHLHNYVSHEAEVRAEDVEILLVRRRDTAANSLDADIGIDLSMLIGNNSLPPSESELVAFCNKAILEPLEGKETLASLSTSSGVNHLILAYRKKGSPI, translated from the exons ATGCCTGCTCAAAAGCGTCATCcatcctcttcctcttcttcttcttcatcctcctcctcctcctcctccgagGATCTCCAAGACGAGGACTCCTCTCCTCCACAGCAGAGCCGTCGCAAGCAATCGCGAAGAGAAGAGAGAGTAGCCGATGAACAAGGAGACACCGAGGAACAAGTGAATGATGAGCTATCggaaggagaaggaggagaaggagaag ACTCCCACAGTAGCCGCTCATCCGACGACCCAACAAGACTACCCGA ATGGATATCTGCTGACTTGCTTTCCCTTCGTACCTATGTTCAATGTCCAATATGTTTAG GTATTATCAAGAAAACAAGAACTGTGATGGAATGCTTACACCGTTTTTGCAGGGAATGCATTGACAAGTCAATGCGATTGGG TAACAATGAGTGTCCTGCTTGCCGCACACATTGTGCTAGTCGACGTTCTTTGAGAGATGATCCAAGATTTGACACAATGATTGAAGtcttatatcaaaatattgagAAGTACGAGGAAGAG GAATTGGCTTTTCATGAAGAGGAGAAAACCCGTAACAAGCAG ATACAAGAGTCCATTGCTCAAATATTTCGAAGACAGTCAGAAGCGCTTGCAACCAAACGCTGCAAATCATCTAAAGATGTGTACACTCCAAGATTGCCAAGAAATTGTCGTCATTCATACTCCAGAAGAAGACGGAGTAGCCATGGAACAGAACTTGAAATATCTGATGAAGACAATAGCTATGATGGAAACAAAGATTCATCTTCAGCTGATGAAGGGGTAATGGAAGTTAAGCAAAGGAGACACAAGAGAAGACCGTTGTCTAACCCTTCTTCGTCGACTGTGAACTCTGATGGAGGAGGATGTGCAAATGAATTGGAAGCAAGCAGGGAAATCAGGGGAGTTTCGGAAATACTCGGTTGGGGTGGAGGTGGTGCTCGGAGCAGGAGTCTTCGGAGCTCTCGCCTGTCAAAGCTGAAAGGATATCTTGAAATTTCTAAAGGTGGTGATGATAAG TTTGACGTTCATCTGATGCTTATTTCCTTGGATTCGAAGACAGTTCCGAGTCTGGGTCAGCCATTTCTCTGTTGTCGTCCCAACTTGTTGGTTGAACACCTTCACAAT TATGTCTCACATGAGGCTGAAGTGCGGGCTGAAGATGTTGAAATTCTGCTAGTGAGGAGGCGTGATACTGCTGCCAACAGCCTGGATGCTGATATAGGCATAGACCTTTCAATGTTAATAGGAAACAACAGCTTACCACCCTCTGAGTCCGAGTTGGTTGCTTTCTGCAACAAGGCAATACTTGAGCCTTTGGAAGGGAAAGAAACATTAGCAAGTCTTTCAACTTCTTCGGGTGTGAACCATTTG ATTCTTGCATATAGGAAGAAAGGATCTCCAATTTAA